Within the Desulfobacterales bacterium genome, the region AAACAGCAGGCAGACGCTCAAGGCGATCAATAATTCGCGGTTGGTATATTTGGGCATATCCGTGGCCGGGGTGGTCAGAAACATATTTTTCATCTCGTAGTAGATCGAACCGTTGGTTGATTTCCACTTATGCAGATGTCGGTCAAGCGCCTCGACTATATAGCGGTTTCTGCCCTTCGGTACGGCGTAGTGGACATCAATTGGGTCGAAAAGTATCGAGGTCGGGTGCAGATCGTATTGTTTCGCGTATTTTTCGCTTTGCAGACTGTTGAAGATCCCGGCATCGACGGCATTGGTCATTAATGCCCTGACCAGTTCATCGTTTGAGCTTACCAGCTTGAAGTTTGTTTCGATGCCGAATTTTTCAAAGATCTCAATGCCGTTTTCGCCAACCACGTCCCGGTTGACCACGGCAAGGTTTTTTCCTATGAGCGCACGGATGGAATCGATATTCTCGGCTTCCGACTTCACCACGATCCGCCCTTGTAAAACACCATTTTTTTCATTGGTGAATTCGAGGAACCGTTCTCGGGCCGGAGTCGGCGCCAAGCCCATGCCGATGTCCAGATTGCCGCTCTCCAACCCTTGTAGAACATTTTTCGGTGATCCCGCAAAAATATAGTCTAGAATCCATCCTTCCTGTTTCGCCACTTCCTTTAAAAGTTCCAGATGAAAGCCGGTTATCAGCCCTTCTGATTCATATACAATCGGATAGTTATCAAATACGCCAACCCTGATATGACGCTTTTGCGGACTGTCATCCTGAACCTGCACCTCGGCGTAAGGGGTCCCGATCGCAAAAAAGATGCTGACAATGAGAATAATTCCTGAAAAGATCTTATGATTCACCGCTTCTCCTTCTTGTAATGGATAGGGGTAGTGCCCGACGGATACTCTGCGCGGTGCGATAGGGCTGGCAGATCAGCTCACGGTCCCGCCCGCCGGGGGGCACAAAAAAAACCGGAAAGCATCTTCCCCCCGGGACGATTCAAATTCCACACGCATCCGCTATCTTAGCAAAGAATGGACGGCGACGCATAATTATTTACTTTTCGC harbors:
- a CDS encoding transporter substrate-binding domain-containing protein, giving the protein MNHKIFSGIILIVSIFFAIGTPYAEVQVQDDSPQKRHIRVGVFDNYPIVYESEGLITGFHLELLKEVAKQEGWILDYIFAGSPKNVLQGLESGNLDIGMGLAPTPARERFLEFTNEKNGVLQGRIVVKSEAENIDSIRALIGKNLAVVNRDVVGENGIEIFEKFGIETNFKLVSSNDELVRALMTNAVDAGIFNSLQSEKYAKQYDLHPTSILFDPIDVHYAVPKGRNRYIVEALDRHLHKWKSTNGSIYYEMKNMFLTTPATDMPKYTNRELLIALSVCLLFILLGIMLGNFMATEMTAEHGNISRVHIKQIFQFILAMSVSFWVLDSFIEWFLFNEEQRLSLLELLITRVPLENLYIRAMFFLVCCFCGLFLARYISKYEKLLNVVLASVNRFKQLTDNARDMIFRMTLPNGEYEFVSKASSAIFGYSPEEFYQPPLLVEKLTHPDWKNYFHDQWENLLTGAIPPYFEYQIINKKGEVRWVNQRNTLYFDESGKPSAVEGIVTDVTEQKKVGAEKTNMPPVN